A portion of the Sphingobacterium spiritivorum genome contains these proteins:
- a CDS encoding thermonuclease family protein, giving the protein MKILLRCLPLFFIAFTSFVHSSKRLEIAPDHSYIVRRVIDGDTFVIEDGSSKGTKVRFIGIDAPESRNTGRKLIGYFGAESKKYLTERLKNRHVSLTFDVAKRDRYGRLLAYVYIDSVLLNAELVEKGYAVTMTVPPNVKYAAYFRELEGKARLHKAGLWK; this is encoded by the coding sequence ATGAAGATACTTTTGAGGTGTTTACCTCTTTTTTTTATTGCTTTTACGTCTTTTGTACATTCATCCAAAAGATTAGAAATTGCGCCTGATCATAGTTATATCGTTCGTCGGGTTATCGATGGAGACACCTTTGTGATCGAGGATGGTTCTTCTAAAGGAACAAAAGTCAGGTTTATAGGTATAGATGCTCCTGAATCCCGAAATACTGGGCGAAAGCTGATTGGCTATTTCGGTGCAGAATCCAAAAAATATTTAACAGAACGTTTAAAGAATAGGCATGTTAGTCTTACTTTTGATGTTGCAAAGCGGGATCGGTATGGCCGATTGCTGGCTTATGTATATATCGATAGTGTATTGTTAAATGCAGAACTGGTAGAAAAGGGTTATGCGGTAACGATGACAGTTCCTCCAAATGTGAAATATGCAGCTTATTTCAGAGAACTGGAGGGGAAAGCCCGATTGCACAAAGCCGGACTCTGGAAATAG
- a CDS encoding EamA family transporter codes for MIFVFLSVICSVLVAICIKWAKSRGINHLQLVLWNYPVALLMTWIFLNPEPVRWDNPVLPWNLYLPLGILLPTLFLIIALSIEYSGIVKTEVAQRLSLFIPLTAAFLLFGERIESGKIIGLAVGVVAIICSIGWSKGGQKSEKPTSSIIYPAIVFLGMGCIDVLFKQVAQHKEIPYTASMLIIFALALVVACGCLFYLLFWKKQKFDIQSMFGGLVLGVFNFGNIMFYMKAHRAIPENPSIVFTSMNIGVIAFGALAGIFLFKEKLSILNKAGLCLAVISVLLIAYL; via the coding sequence ATGATATTTGTTTTTTTAAGTGTTATCTGCAGTGTATTGGTCGCCATTTGTATCAAATGGGCAAAAAGCAGAGGTATCAATCATTTACAGTTAGTGTTGTGGAATTATCCTGTAGCGCTGTTGATGACCTGGATATTTTTAAATCCGGAGCCCGTAAGGTGGGATAACCCTGTTCTTCCCTGGAATCTGTATTTGCCCTTAGGTATTCTCTTGCCTACCTTATTTCTGATCATTGCGCTTTCTATAGAATACAGCGGGATTGTAAAGACAGAAGTTGCCCAGAGACTTTCCTTGTTTATTCCGTTGACCGCTGCTTTTCTGTTATTTGGAGAGCGTATTGAATCCGGTAAAATAATTGGACTTGCAGTAGGAGTTGTCGCTATAATCTGCTCGATAGGATGGAGTAAAGGCGGGCAGAAATCCGAAAAGCCGACTTCGTCTATTATATATCCGGCGATAGTATTTTTAGGAATGGGATGTATTGATGTACTTTTCAAACAAGTGGCGCAGCATAAAGAGATTCCCTACACGGCTTCTATGCTGATCATTTTTGCGCTGGCATTGGTCGTAGCATGTGGCTGTTTGTTTTATTTATTGTTTTGGAAAAAACAAAAGTTTGATATACAGTCTATGTTTGGCGGGCTGGTTCTGGGTGTTTTCAATTTCGGAAATATTATGTTTTATATGAAAGCACACCGTGCTATTCCGGAGAATCCATCTATTGTCTTTACGTCCATGAATATCGGTGTGATTGCTTTCGGTGCACTGGCTGGTATCTTTTTATTTAAAGAAAAATTGTCTATATTGAATAAAGCGGGACTTTGTCTGGCTGTAATTTCTGTCTTATTAATTGCTTATCTGTGA
- a CDS encoding prephenate dehydratase, with translation MSLKIAIQGAKASFHEEAAFKYFGNDIEIVECDSFKKTCDILKQKKADYVVMAIENSIAGSILQNYNLLRDYRFHIVGEVYLHIQQHLLALPGVKLADIKIVESHPIAIRQCDAFLEDHPHFLVKEFTDTAAAAKKIADEKLTTTAAIAGELAAKLYGLEIIERRIETNKKNATRFLILADEVVEQKNANKASLSFQTGNAVGALANVLQCFAEQNVNLTKIQSMPVVGRRNDYDFYVDVEWKKQSEYDAAIRKVLKHTVNFSIMGEYIKNEKL, from the coding sequence ATGAGCTTAAAAATTGCAATACAGGGGGCAAAGGCCTCTTTTCACGAAGAAGCAGCCTTCAAATATTTCGGCAATGATATAGAAATTGTCGAATGTGATTCTTTCAAAAAGACCTGCGATATTCTCAAACAGAAAAAAGCAGATTATGTGGTCATGGCCATCGAGAATTCAATTGCCGGAAGTATTCTCCAAAATTACAATCTGTTGCGTGATTATCGCTTTCATATTGTAGGCGAAGTCTATCTGCACATTCAACAGCATTTATTAGCACTGCCGGGTGTAAAATTAGCAGATATCAAGATTGTAGAATCGCATCCTATTGCAATCCGTCAGTGTGATGCCTTTCTGGAAGATCACCCGCATTTTCTGGTGAAAGAGTTCACAGACACTGCAGCAGCAGCAAAGAAGATTGCGGATGAAAAACTGACCACGACAGCAGCGATTGCCGGAGAACTGGCGGCCAAACTTTATGGTCTTGAAATTATTGAACGCAGAATTGAAACCAACAAAAAGAATGCAACACGTTTTCTGATTCTGGCAGATGAAGTCGTCGAACAGAAAAATGCAAACAAAGCATCATTATCTTTTCAAACCGGCAATGCTGTAGGCGCTCTGGCTAATGTACTTCAGTGTTTTGCAGAGCAAAATGTCAATCTGACCAAAATTCAATCTATGCCGGTCGTAGGACGCCGTAATGACTACGATTTTTATGTAGATGTAGAATGGAAAAAACAATCCGAATACGATGCAGCTATCCGCAAAGTATTGAAGCATACTGTCAACTTCAGTATCATGGGTGAATACATTAAAAATGAGAAATTGTAA
- a CDS encoding chorismate mutase — MKHTLDILPLKSWLDTGDRPLIIGGPCSAETEEQLVSTAHLLANTGKVNVLRAGIWKPRTRPGEFEGIGSIGLEWLKRAKEETGLLTATEVATAKHVEEALAAGVDILWIGARSTANPFTVQEIADALQGVDVPVLVKNPVNPDLSLWVGALERINRAGIKKLAAIHRGFSSYEKTAFRNEPMWDLAIQLKTLIPDLPVINDPSHICGNRELIPYIAQKAMDMDMQGLIIESHIDPSVAWTDAKQQLTPAALAELVGHLSLRRPESDNPAFEDKLSELRAEIDRLDDKIIQQIGDRMKIAEKIGEYKRDNNVTILQVSRWDEIVQKRAKLANALNLDQDFTVKFLELLHNESIRRQNEVMNNTPATEA, encoded by the coding sequence ATGAAACACACATTAGACATCCTTCCGCTAAAATCCTGGTTAGATACAGGAGACAGACCTTTGATCATCGGAGGCCCTTGTAGTGCAGAGACTGAAGAACAACTGGTTTCAACAGCTCACCTTTTGGCAAACACCGGTAAAGTAAACGTATTGCGCGCCGGAATCTGGAAACCTCGTACCCGTCCGGGAGAATTCGAAGGTATAGGAAGTATTGGTCTGGAATGGTTAAAAAGAGCCAAAGAAGAAACAGGTCTGTTGACTGCGACTGAAGTAGCAACGGCCAAGCACGTGGAAGAAGCTTTAGCTGCAGGAGTAGATATCCTTTGGATTGGTGCCCGTTCTACTGCAAACCCGTTCACTGTTCAGGAAATAGCAGACGCCTTACAAGGTGTGGATGTGCCTGTATTAGTTAAGAATCCTGTGAATCCGGATTTATCTTTATGGGTAGGTGCATTAGAGCGTATCAACCGTGCAGGTATTAAAAAACTGGCTGCTATTCACAGAGGATTCTCTTCATACGAGAAGACAGCTTTCAGAAATGAACCGATGTGGGATCTGGCTATTCAGCTGAAAACCTTAATTCCTGATCTTCCGGTTATCAATGACCCAAGTCATATTTGCGGAAATCGTGAACTGATCCCGTACATTGCACAAAAAGCGATGGATATGGATATGCAGGGATTAATTATTGAATCGCATATCGATCCTTCAGTAGCGTGGACGGATGCCAAACAACAACTTACTCCTGCAGCTTTGGCTGAATTAGTAGGCCACTTATCTTTACGTCGTCCGGAATCCGACAATCCTGCTTTCGAAGATAAACTTTCAGAGTTACGTGCTGAAATCGACAGACTGGATGACAAAATAATCCAGCAAATCGGAGACCGTATGAAAATTGCAGAGAAAATCGGCGAATACAAACGCGATAATAATGTGACCATCTTACAGGTTTCGCGATGGGATGAAATCGTACAAAAACGTGCGAAATTAGCCAATGCATTAAACTTAGATCAGGATTTTACAGTAAAATTCCTGGAACTGTTACACAACGAGTCTATCCGCAGACAAAATGAAGTAATGAACAATACACCAGCTACGGAGGCGTAA
- a CDS encoding rod shape-determining protein MreD: protein MGRTVLLNFLRFVILILLQVFLFKNIGYYNLASPFPYILIIFLLPIGLPNLLLYVLAFLTGLTVDVFYDSLGVHAAACVALAWYRIFFHNITLEVDMKESYLTPSLGEMGFKWFLSYTFFGILVHHTVLYILEVFSFYQFQYTLLSIGLSCIFTLIIILLSGLLFFRKKTRYNA from the coding sequence ATGGGTAGAACGGTTTTACTTAATTTTTTACGATTTGTAATCCTTATTCTTTTACAGGTTTTTCTGTTCAAGAATATTGGTTATTACAATCTCGCCAGCCCCTTCCCTTATATTCTTATTATCTTTCTTTTACCTATCGGCCTTCCTAATTTATTATTATACGTACTGGCTTTTCTTACCGGACTGACAGTAGACGTATTTTATGATTCACTGGGCGTACATGCTGCTGCATGTGTGGCATTAGCCTGGTACAGGATCTTTTTTCATAACATCACGCTGGAGGTGGATATGAAAGAATCCTACCTCACCCCCTCATTAGGAGAAATGGGATTTAAATGGTTCCTTTCCTATACATTTTTTGGCATTTTAGTCCACCATACGGTATTGTATATATTAGAAGTATTTTCATTCTACCAATTTCAATATACACTCTTAAGTATCGGATTAAGTTGTATCTTTACACTGATTATCATCCTATTATCCGGGCTATTATTCTTTAGAAAGAAGACCCGTTATAATGCATAA
- the mrdA gene encoding penicillin-binding protein 2, producing MNSFFARKYVIQGIFIAVAIILIARLFYLQIIDDTYLLSANNNVLRKVIVYPARGVILDRNGKVMVQNEPVYDLLVTPKEVKDIDTALLCSLIDIDKAGFDSRMAKARAHSPFRASQFEKQLSATTYARLQEHLYKFRGFYVQNRTVRSYPDSLAAQFLGYIEEVRDRDIEKSNGFYRPGDYIGASGVERAYEDLLRGKRGVKNLMVDALNRPKGVFMEGKYDTLAVAGDGLISSLDKELQILGEKLMKNKLGSIVAIEPSTGEILAYVSSPSYDPNLMVGRQRGNNYMKLLNDPTKPMFNRPIQASYPPGSVFKVVSALTAQQAGMIDTHTVFNCPGGYSYGGGRGFMRCTHVDGPTSLVKSIQRSCNTYYGYTYARMIDSRGLSGPKAYDLWREATMKFGIGHKLGIDLPGEKPGLLPTSDFYTKRYGNDKWRSSFNISLSIGQGEMGITPLQMANIMAIVANRGFYYRPHLIKGIGDKKILKEEFTEKISAGVDAKYYQMVIEGLSQAVNSPGGTAYSNRINGIEMCGKTGTAQNPHGENHAVFFAFAPRENPKIAIAVFVENAGYGGVWAGPIASMMVEKYVKDTITMPKYIQDRIYNASFMPKKEIPKPKKEDVKKDSTKTKAKTVQQTAAIRDDRKSVLVHHSQIKRRYE from the coding sequence ATGAACAGTTTTTTTGCTCGTAAATACGTCATTCAAGGGATATTTATTGCCGTTGCCATTATACTGATTGCTCGACTTTTTTATCTTCAAATCATTGACGACACTTATCTTCTGTCTGCAAACAACAATGTCTTGAGGAAAGTCATTGTATATCCTGCGCGCGGGGTCATCTTAGACCGTAACGGCAAGGTAATGGTACAAAACGAACCTGTCTACGATCTACTGGTCACCCCAAAAGAAGTAAAAGATATAGACACCGCTTTACTCTGTTCATTAATAGACATCGATAAAGCCGGCTTTGACAGCCGGATGGCCAAAGCTCGCGCGCATTCTCCGTTCAGAGCCTCTCAATTTGAAAAGCAACTTTCGGCGACCACCTATGCACGTCTTCAGGAACATTTATATAAATTCAGAGGATTCTATGTACAGAATCGTACTGTCCGCAGTTATCCGGACAGTCTGGCTGCACAGTTCCTGGGATATATTGAGGAAGTAAGAGATCGGGACATCGAAAAATCAAATGGTTTTTACAGACCAGGCGATTATATTGGCGCCAGTGGTGTTGAACGGGCATATGAAGATCTGTTACGCGGTAAAAGAGGTGTCAAAAATCTTATGGTTGATGCCCTCAACAGACCAAAAGGAGTTTTTATGGAAGGCAAGTATGATACGCTTGCTGTAGCCGGGGATGGATTAATCTCTTCACTGGATAAAGAACTGCAGATTCTGGGTGAAAAATTAATGAAGAATAAACTGGGATCCATTGTTGCAATCGAACCTTCCACAGGAGAAATACTGGCCTATGTAAGCAGTCCGAGTTACGACCCCAACCTGATGGTAGGGAGACAAAGAGGCAATAATTATATGAAATTGCTGAATGATCCGACCAAACCCATGTTTAACCGGCCTATTCAGGCTTCCTATCCGCCGGGATCTGTATTCAAGGTGGTTTCAGCTTTGACAGCACAGCAAGCCGGCATGATAGATACGCATACTGTATTTAATTGTCCCGGAGGATACAGCTACGGAGGAGGGCGCGGATTTATGCGTTGTACGCACGTAGATGGACCAACCAGTCTGGTCAAATCTATACAACGGTCCTGCAATACCTATTACGGGTATACGTATGCCCGAATGATAGATTCAAGAGGACTTTCCGGACCAAAGGCATACGATCTGTGGAGAGAGGCTACTATGAAATTTGGTATAGGTCATAAATTAGGAATCGATTTACCCGGCGAAAAACCAGGTCTGCTACCTACTTCAGATTTTTATACAAAACGTTATGGTAATGACAAATGGAGATCTTCATTTAACATTTCTTTATCGATCGGACAAGGTGAAATGGGTATTACACCTTTGCAGATGGCAAATATCATGGCCATTGTTGCCAACAGAGGTTTCTATTACCGTCCTCACCTGATCAAAGGGATAGGAGACAAAAAAATCCTGAAAGAAGAATTTACAGAAAAAATTTCTGCCGGAGTAGATGCGAAATATTATCAGATGGTGATAGAAGGCTTAAGTCAGGCCGTGAACTCTCCGGGAGGTACAGCGTATTCCAACAGAATTAATGGAATAGAAATGTGTGGAAAAACAGGAACTGCCCAGAATCCACACGGTGAAAACCATGCTGTATTCTTTGCGTTTGCCCCACGTGAAAATCCAAAAATAGCAATTGCTGTATTTGTAGAAAATGCCGGTTACGGAGGAGTATGGGCTGGACCTATAGCCAGTATGATGGTCGAAAAATATGTTAAGGACACCATCACTATGCCAAAGTATATTCAGGATCGTATCTATAATGCGAGTTTTATGCCGAAGAAGGAAATTCCGAAACCGAAGAAAGAGGATGTGAAAAAGGACAGCACAAAAACAAAAGCAAAAACAGTGCAGCAGACTGCAGCAATAAGAGACGATAGAAAATCAGTATTAGTTCACCATAGCCAAATCAAAAGAAGATATGAATAA
- a CDS encoding IMPACT family protein, which yields MSLFEDTYRTIESSSEGIFRDKGSKFIAYAYPFRDEAALKTIIQELKDLHPKARHHCWAYRLTPDRAVFRVNDDGEPSGTAGRPILNVLLSQDVTNVLIVVVRYFGGTLLGVPGLINAYKTAAQEALASSVIVERTVNDVYSVSFEYLQMNDVMRIVKEEDLTMLKQEFDNSCYMELEIRKMQVNTVVQKMNTIEGVHLNYLKTI from the coding sequence GTGAGTTTATTTGAAGATACTTATCGTACTATTGAATCGTCCTCCGAAGGGATTTTTCGGGACAAAGGAAGTAAATTTATTGCTTATGCCTATCCGTTCAGAGATGAAGCCGCATTGAAAACTATCATTCAGGAATTAAAAGATTTACACCCTAAAGCGAGACACCACTGCTGGGCTTATCGTCTGACACCTGATCGGGCTGTATTTCGGGTAAATGATGATGGTGAACCTTCAGGTACAGCAGGCCGGCCGATTCTCAACGTATTGCTTTCTCAGGATGTGACCAATGTCCTGATTGTAGTGGTGCGATATTTTGGAGGTACTCTGTTAGGAGTTCCGGGATTGATCAATGCCTACAAGACAGCCGCGCAGGAAGCTTTAGCCAGTTCGGTTATTGTGGAGCGCACCGTGAATGATGTGTATAGCGTGTCCTTTGAATATCTGCAGATGAATGATGTAATGCGGATCGTGAAAGAGGAAGACTTGACTATGTTGAAACAGGAATTTGATAATAGCTGTTATATGGAGCTCGAAATCAGAAAAATGCAGGTCAATACCGTTGTGCAAAAAATGAATACCATAGAAGGAGTACATCTTAATTACTTAAAAACAATATGA
- the rodA gene encoding rod shape-determining protein RodA: MNNVKQKSFFGRIDWLTILLWLTLCLIGWFNIHAAVFDPEHPELFNLQTNYGKQSIYIFSAIIIGISILIIDAKFFSSSAPVIYIVVTLLLIAVLVVGRNVGGNQAWIPLGSFRLQPSEFGKLATCLLLAYYLSSQSNKAPTMKTLAIGAGIVLFPVMLVMLQPDTGSALAFFSLIFVFYREGYVNTGFLLFIGMCILLFVLALLVNQWILIGSLLIICGFFAFSLRKRRKYLINISILFAVSTAYILCVDFAYEHILQPHQRNRIDIILGKMDDPKGQGYNLNQSMIAIGSGQLLGKGYLQGTQTKYNFVPEQSTDFIFCTVGEEWGFVGSTLLIAVYMTLLVRIVNIAERQRSAFARIYAYGVASILFFHVFINIGMTIGIVPVIGIPLPFISYGGSSLWSFTILLFIMLKFDANRKGVA, encoded by the coding sequence ATGAATAATGTTAAGCAAAAATCCTTCTTCGGGAGAATCGATTGGTTAACAATCTTATTGTGGCTAACGTTGTGCCTTATTGGCTGGTTTAATATTCATGCAGCCGTCTTTGATCCGGAACATCCGGAATTGTTCAACCTGCAGACAAACTATGGCAAACAGTCTATTTATATTTTTTCCGCTATCATTATCGGAATCAGTATTTTAATTATTGATGCCAAGTTTTTCAGTTCTTCCGCTCCGGTTATCTATATAGTCGTTACCCTCCTGCTTATAGCCGTATTAGTTGTGGGCCGGAATGTGGGTGGTAACCAGGCCTGGATACCACTTGGAAGTTTCAGGCTGCAGCCTTCTGAATTTGGTAAACTGGCAACCTGCCTTTTACTTGCCTATTATCTCAGTAGTCAGAGCAACAAAGCTCCGACAATGAAAACTCTGGCTATAGGTGCAGGAATTGTATTATTCCCGGTTATGCTGGTTATGCTACAGCCGGATACAGGATCAGCATTAGCGTTCTTTTCTCTGATATTTGTATTCTACCGTGAAGGATATGTCAACACCGGCTTCCTATTGTTTATTGGTATGTGTATATTGCTGTTTGTACTTGCACTTCTGGTAAACCAATGGATACTGATAGGCTCTTTACTGATTATCTGCGGATTTTTTGCCTTCAGTCTTAGAAAAAGACGAAAGTACCTCATCAATATTTCTATACTCTTTGCCGTCTCAACAGCATATATATTGTGTGTGGATTTTGCATACGAGCATATATTGCAACCGCATCAGCGTAACCGTATTGATATTATCCTGGGTAAGATGGACGATCCGAAGGGTCAGGGATACAATCTCAATCAATCCATGATCGCTATAGGATCAGGTCAGCTGCTGGGCAAAGGATATTTACAGGGCACACAGACTAAATATAACTTTGTACCTGAACAAAGTACAGATTTTATTTTCTGTACAGTGGGTGAAGAATGGGGATTTGTAGGAAGTACCCTACTCATAGCGGTCTATATGACCCTATTGGTTCGTATAGTCAATATAGCCGAACGGCAGCGATCAGCATTTGCACGAATATATGCATACGGGGTAGCATCTATCCTATTCTTTCACGTCTTTATCAACATCGGCATGACGATAGGTATAGTTCCTGTTATCGGGATTCCCTTACCTTTTATCAGTTACGGTGGGTCCTCTCTGTGGAGTTTCACCATACTTTTGTTTATTATGCTCAAGTTTGATGCAAACAGAAAAGGGGTAGCTTAA
- a CDS encoding nucleoside phosphorylase: MIPASELIINTDGSIYHLNILPEDLANTVITVGDPDRVAEVSKYFDHIELKKGKREFITHTGTIRGKRVSVISTGIGTDNIDIVLNELDALVNIDFQSREPKSDLISLNIIRIGTSGAVQADLPMGTILASEIGIGFDALMQYYKRELSVLEVDIQQEIGKQFPALHFQPYVAHASEKLLKQFASDLPKGMTATAPGFYGPQGRALRTQNIYPDFIDKINRFRVGDRRITNLEMETAGIYAMAAALGHHALSINAILASRVNATFSPEPQKIVEEAIQYILERI, translated from the coding sequence ATGATTCCAGCATCCGAACTCATTATAAATACAGATGGAAGTATTTACCATCTGAATATTCTGCCGGAAGATCTGGCAAACACGGTCATCACAGTAGGTGATCCGGACAGAGTCGCAGAAGTCTCTAAATATTTTGACCATATAGAACTTAAAAAGGGTAAACGTGAATTTATCACGCATACGGGTACAATTCGTGGCAAAAGAGTTTCTGTCATATCTACGGGTATTGGTACCGATAATATTGATATCGTACTGAATGAACTGGATGCATTGGTAAATATTGATTTTCAATCAAGAGAACCTAAATCTGATCTGATCAGTCTTAATATTATCCGTATAGGTACTTCAGGGGCTGTGCAGGCTGATTTGCCAATGGGTACAATACTTGCTTCTGAAATCGGAATTGGCTTTGACGCTTTAATGCAATATTATAAGAGGGAACTCTCCGTTCTGGAAGTTGATATTCAACAGGAAATCGGAAAACAGTTCCCGGCCTTACATTTTCAGCCTTATGTGGCACATGCCAGTGAAAAGTTGTTGAAACAGTTTGCTTCTGATCTTCCGAAAGGAATGACTGCCACTGCTCCGGGATTTTATGGACCACAGGGAAGAGCACTGAGGACACAGAATATTTATCCGGATTTTATAGATAAGATTAACCGCTTCAGGGTGGGAGACAGAAGGATTACGAATCTGGAGATGGAAACAGCCGGAATATATGCTATGGCTGCAGCTTTAGGACATCATGCTTTGTCCATAAATGCTATATTAGCCAGTCGTGTGAATGCAACATTCAGTCCGGAACCGCAAAAAATCGTGGAAGAGGCTATTCAATATATACTGGAAAGGATATAA
- the aroA gene encoding 3-phosphoshikimate 1-carboxyvinyltransferase, translating into MEHSGIALSHPGKTIKGTVQLTGSKSESNRALIIQALSKGNVRIENLSNADDTVIMQRALKTAAEPQSDTTTINIGPAGTAMRFLTSYLNLVKGNFTLTGTERMQQRPIGILVDALKTLGADIHYEKKAGYPPLKIEGGMFQNKKEVSIKGNISSQYISSLLLIASALKKGLTLHIEGELTSRPYVSMTLDMLKEAGISHTWNENSIEIAPQQAKEATLYIEPDWSAASYWYAIVALSENGHIVLPGLKQNSLQGDSAIVDIMTHFSVRSSFEQDGLHLHKSAVDSDQTLFDFKECPDLAQTVIVCAAALKRDISFTGLETLKIKETDRIAALQNEIGKFGALLVEDNGIYHLKTSNVFKPEHITIKTYEDHRMAMAFAPLALVFDQIHIEDPIVVEKSYPEFWDHLKNQNFTITA; encoded by the coding sequence ATGGAGCATTCAGGCATTGCATTAAGCCATCCAGGCAAAACAATAAAAGGTACGGTACAGCTCACAGGTTCTAAATCTGAGAGCAACCGTGCCCTCATTATCCAGGCACTGAGTAAAGGCAACGTCCGTATTGAAAATCTTTCGAATGCAGATGATACCGTGATTATGCAACGTGCTTTAAAGACCGCTGCTGAACCACAATCCGACACCACAACCATTAACATCGGACCTGCTGGTACAGCAATGCGTTTTTTGACATCCTACCTCAACTTAGTAAAAGGTAATTTTACCCTTACAGGTACCGAGCGGATGCAACAGCGTCCTATTGGTATTCTCGTTGATGCACTAAAAACATTAGGTGCAGATATACATTATGAGAAGAAAGCAGGATATCCTCCTTTGAAAATCGAAGGAGGAATGTTCCAGAATAAAAAAGAAGTTTCCATAAAAGGAAACATAAGCAGTCAGTATATTTCCTCGCTGTTGCTGATTGCATCAGCACTGAAAAAAGGTCTTACGCTTCATATTGAAGGAGAGTTGACTTCACGACCTTATGTATCTATGACATTAGATATGCTCAAAGAAGCGGGCATATCTCATACATGGAATGAAAATTCAATTGAGATAGCTCCTCAACAAGCAAAAGAGGCAACTTTATATATAGAACCAGACTGGAGTGCGGCCTCCTATTGGTATGCGATAGTAGCGTTATCCGAAAACGGACATATTGTACTGCCGGGATTGAAACAAAACAGTTTACAGGGAGACAGTGCAATAGTAGATATAATGACACACTTCAGTGTACGCTCTTCTTTTGAACAGGACGGACTCCATCTTCACAAGTCAGCAGTTGATTCTGATCAAACCCTTTTTGACTTTAAAGAATGTCCGGATCTGGCCCAGACAGTCATTGTATGTGCAGCAGCATTGAAACGCGACATTTCATTTACCGGCCTGGAAACACTTAAAATCAAAGAAACAGACCGTATTGCTGCTCTTCAGAATGAGATTGGTAAATTCGGAGCGTTGCTTGTGGAAGATAATGGAATCTACCACCTGAAGACTTCCAATGTCTTCAAACCTGAACACATAACAATCAAGACATATGAAGATCATCGTATGGCCATGGCATTCGCTCCTCTGGCACTTGTATTTGATCAGATTCATATAGAAGATCCTATTGTGGTCGAAAAATCATATCCTGAATTCTGGGATCACCTAAAAAATCAAAATTTTACGATTACGGCATAG